A genomic stretch from Desulfobotulus mexicanus includes:
- the ispG gene encoding flavodoxin-dependent (E)-4-hydroxy-3-methylbut-2-enyl-diphosphate synthase, whose protein sequence is MESSTAVTIPMQRRLTRKLQLGSVELGGDAPISVQSMTNTLTEDVASTVAQIQKLGEAGCEIVRVAVPHMESARAISEIRKQTDLPLVADIHFDHRLALAAADAGCDGLRINPGNIGSEIHVREVVAAAKDKGLPIRIGVNGGSLEKDLMARYGGATPHAMVESALGHVAILEKQGFGDIKISLKASDVPRTVAAYRLLSKRCDYPLHVGVTEAGGLFPGVVKSALGIGMLLSEGIGDTLRVSLTRDPVEEVRVGFEILKSLGLRQRGPDIISCPTCGRTRIDLFSILDAVEKRLMGVMAPIKVAIMGCVVNGPGEAREADVGIAGGMGKGILFRKGEVVRKCREDELVDVLMAEVAVLEEEWRKTVKTG, encoded by the coding sequence ATGGAATCTTCCACTGCTGTGACCATTCCGATGCAGCGCAGGCTGACCAGGAAACTGCAACTTGGATCTGTGGAACTGGGGGGAGACGCTCCCATCAGCGTGCAGTCCATGACCAATACCCTCACAGAAGATGTGGCTTCCACCGTCGCTCAGATCCAGAAGCTTGGCGAAGCCGGTTGTGAGATTGTCCGTGTGGCTGTTCCCCACATGGAGAGCGCCAGAGCTATTTCGGAAATCAGAAAACAGACGGATCTTCCCCTGGTGGCGGATATTCACTTTGACCATCGGCTTGCTCTGGCTGCTGCGGATGCTGGATGTGATGGCCTGCGCATTAATCCCGGTAATATAGGATCAGAAATCCATGTACGGGAAGTGGTGGCAGCGGCAAAGGACAAAGGACTTCCCATCCGTATCGGTGTGAATGGCGGTTCCCTTGAGAAGGATCTGATGGCCCGCTATGGGGGGGCTACTCCTCATGCCATGGTGGAAAGTGCCCTGGGGCATGTGGCCATCCTCGAGAAACAGGGCTTCGGGGACATAAAAATTTCCCTGAAGGCTTCGGATGTACCGAGAACCGTGGCTGCTTACCGGCTTTTGTCAAAACGCTGTGACTATCCGCTGCATGTGGGGGTGACAGAAGCTGGGGGGCTTTTTCCGGGAGTGGTGAAAAGTGCCCTGGGTATAGGTATGCTCCTGTCCGAGGGTATAGGAGATACCCTGCGGGTTTCTCTGACCCGTGATCCTGTGGAAGAGGTGCGTGTGGGCTTTGAGATTCTTAAAAGTCTGGGCTTGCGGCAGCGGGGGCCGGATATCATTTCCTGTCCCACCTGTGGCCGCACCCGCATTGATCTTTTTTCCATTCTGGATGCCGTGGAAAAGCGGCTGATGGGAGTTATGGCACCGATAAAGGTGGCCATCATGGGTTGTGTGGTCAATGGGCCGGGAGAAGCCCGTGAAGCGGATGTGGGCATTGCCGGGGGTATGGGTAAGGGTATACTTTTCAGAAAAGGTGAAGTCGTCCGCAAGTGCCGTGAGGATGAGCTGGTGGATGTGCTGATGGCGGAAGTGGCAGTTTTGGAAGAAGAATGGCGTAAAACCGTAAAAACAGGATGA
- the proS gene encoding proline--tRNA ligase gives MGQNKKTAITPTRMEDYPEWYQQVVKASDMAENSPVRGCMVIKPWGYALWERMVAVLDGMFKKTGVKNAYFPLFIPLSFLEKEAEHVEGFAKECAVVTHHRLEAGPNGGLVPAGPLAEPLIVRPTSETIIGDSFSRWVTSYRDLPLLINQWANVVRWEMRTRTFLRTSEFLWQEGHTAHATAEEAVERTRTMLDIYADFVENWLAVPVIRGVKTASERFPGAVETFCIEAMMQDRKALQAGTSHFLGQNFAKASDIRFQGSDGVESFAWTTSWGASTRMIGGLIMTHGDDDGVIMPPKVAPAHVVLLPVFPKNADPEAILAYTRETADLLRLENYGGRSLEVEIDSRDMPGRNWDWIKKGVPLRLEMGPRDMAEDAVFMFRRDTGERCAVKRVDLARVVAETLDAIQKNLYDRALAFQKTHTCNMDDKAVFYDFFTAKNPEKPEIHGGFAMAHWCGDAACEEAIKKDLAVTIRCIPLDAPEEEGSCIFCGEKSMGRVVFSKSY, from the coding sequence ATGGGCCAGAATAAAAAAACGGCGATCACGCCGACACGTATGGAAGATTATCCGGAATGGTATCAGCAGGTGGTGAAAGCCTCGGACATGGCAGAGAATTCACCGGTGCGGGGCTGTATGGTGATCAAGCCCTGGGGTTATGCTCTCTGGGAACGGATGGTGGCGGTCCTTGATGGTATGTTCAAGAAAACCGGGGTGAAAAATGCCTATTTTCCCCTGTTTATTCCTTTAAGTTTTTTGGAAAAGGAAGCAGAGCATGTGGAGGGTTTTGCCAAGGAATGTGCCGTGGTGACCCATCATCGCCTTGAAGCCGGACCCAATGGCGGCCTTGTTCCGGCGGGCCCCCTTGCGGAACCCCTGATCGTGCGCCCCACATCGGAAACCATCATCGGTGACTCCTTTTCCCGCTGGGTGACAAGTTACAGGGATCTGCCTTTGCTGATCAATCAGTGGGCCAATGTGGTGCGTTGGGAAATGCGGACCCGCACCTTTTTGCGTACCAGTGAATTCCTCTGGCAGGAAGGCCATACGGCCCATGCAACAGCCGAAGAAGCCGTGGAGCGCACGCGGACCATGCTGGATATTTATGCGGATTTTGTGGAAAACTGGCTGGCGGTTCCGGTAATCCGGGGTGTAAAGACAGCTTCCGAGCGCTTCCCCGGTGCCGTAGAGACTTTTTGCATTGAAGCCATGATGCAGGACAGAAAGGCCCTTCAGGCCGGTACATCCCATTTTCTGGGCCAGAATTTTGCAAAGGCTTCGGATATCCGCTTTCAGGGTTCAGACGGTGTGGAATCCTTTGCATGGACCACTTCCTGGGGTGCATCCACCCGTATGATAGGTGGTCTCATCATGACCCATGGTGATGATGACGGAGTGATCATGCCGCCTAAGGTGGCGCCTGCCCATGTGGTGCTTCTGCCCGTTTTCCCCAAAAATGCAGATCCCGAAGCCATTCTTGCCTATACACGGGAGACGGCGGATCTTCTTCGCCTTGAAAACTATGGAGGCAGATCCCTTGAGGTGGAGATTGACAGCCGGGATATGCCGGGTCGAAACTGGGACTGGATCAAAAAAGGTGTTCCCCTGCGTCTTGAGATGGGTCCGAGGGATATGGCCGAAGATGCGGTGTTCATGTTCCGCAGGGATACGGGCGAGCGCTGTGCCGTTAAAAGGGTTGATCTTGCAAGGGTTGTGGCAGAAACACTGGATGCCATTCAGAAGAATTTGTATGACAGGGCACTGGCCTTTCAGAAGACCCACACCTGTAATATGGATGATAAAGCAGTTTTTTACGATTTCTTTACGGCAAAAAACCCGGAAAAACCGGAAATTCACGGGGGCTTTGCCATGGCCCACTGGTGCGGGGATGCGGCCTGCGAAGAAGCCATAAAAAAGGATCTTGCCGTTACCATACGCTGCATTCCCCTGGATGCTCCTGAAGAGGAGGGAAGCTGTATTTTCTGTGGGGAAAAAAGTATGGGGCGGGTGGTTTTTTCCAAATCCTACTGA
- a CDS encoding RelA/SpoT family protein, with protein sequence MIRINDIIDSILDYDPDADIDLVERAYIYSARVHDGQVRLSGEPYLTHPLEVAGILADLRLDVISVAAGLLHDVVEDTHATEEEIRQMFGAEVGHIVAGVTKISKLPFQTSEHRQAESIRKMILAMADDIRVILIKLTDRLHNMRTLHFHKKKDKAMKISQETWDIYSPIAARLGMYQLKNELDDLAFRYLKPEAYAEIEAGIAKDREERANYVDEVQEIIRKRMDEVGLPADVTGRYKQIPSIYQKMVQQKLSLDEVYDLTAFRIILNTVPQCYEALGVIHSLWRPLPKKFKDYIGMPKPNMYQSLHTTVIGPYGERIEVQIRTWDMDRVAKSGIAAHWSYKEGKSADPNIARAFAWIQNLVENQEEYRDPDEFMENVRIDLFPDEVYVFTPRGEVKNLPKGATPVDFAYMIHTEVGEQCAGSKINGRMVPLSYEMRNGDIVEIITAKGHTPSKDWLNFVKTVRAKNRIRQWVKNQEKERSLSLGRELCEKAFRKQKLNFNSLVNTDTMLEVAQFFNFKTVEDLIANVGYGKITPLQVLRRYAPSEEPEKKTSSFIQKLIPGRNRRKPKGEGVVVKGLDDILVRFGKCCQPVPGDPVMGYITQGQGVSVHHKNCPSIKTLNPDRYVDVDWAGERAEYYPVRIQVLSNDRMGLLADLATAVTKTGANILSAHTETGESMDVTTFFTVGVTGRELLEKVMGALLRIREVTDVRRMDL encoded by the coding sequence ATGATTCGTATTAACGATATCATTGACAGTATTCTCGATTATGATCCGGATGCAGACATTGATCTGGTGGAAAGGGCCTATATTTATTCAGCCCGGGTCCATGATGGCCAGGTCAGGCTTTCCGGTGAGCCATATCTGACACATCCCCTTGAGGTTGCTGGCATTCTGGCGGATCTCCGGTTGGATGTGATCAGCGTGGCTGCGGGTCTTCTCCATGATGTGGTGGAGGACACCCATGCCACGGAAGAGGAAATCCGGCAGATGTTCGGTGCGGAAGTGGGGCATATTGTGGCGGGAGTCACAAAAATCAGTAAGCTTCCCTTCCAGACTTCCGAGCACAGACAGGCGGAAAGTATCCGCAAGATGATTCTGGCCATGGCCGATGATATCCGTGTGATTCTGATTAAGCTCACGGACCGCCTGCATAATATGCGAACCCTGCATTTTCATAAGAAGAAAGACAAGGCCATGAAGATATCCCAGGAAACCTGGGACATCTATTCCCCCATAGCCGCCCGGCTGGGGATGTACCAGCTGAAAAATGAGCTGGACGATCTGGCTTTCCGCTACCTGAAGCCCGAGGCCTATGCCGAGATTGAGGCGGGCATTGCCAAAGACAGGGAAGAGCGTGCAAATTATGTCGATGAGGTGCAGGAGATTATCCGTAAGCGCATGGACGAAGTTGGTCTCCCTGCGGATGTGACGGGGAGGTATAAGCAGATTCCCAGCATCTATCAGAAGATGGTGCAGCAGAAGCTTAGCCTTGATGAGGTTTATGATCTTACGGCATTCAGAATTATCCTGAACACTGTGCCCCAGTGTTACGAAGCTCTGGGGGTGATCCATTCCCTCTGGCGGCCTCTGCCCAAGAAGTTCAAAGATTACATAGGTATGCCCAAACCCAATATGTACCAGAGTCTGCATACCACTGTCATTGGTCCCTATGGGGAGCGTATAGAAGTGCAGATACGGACCTGGGATATGGATCGGGTGGCCAAAAGCGGTATTGCTGCCCACTGGAGTTACAAGGAAGGAAAGAGTGCGGATCCCAATATTGCCCGGGCCTTTGCATGGATACAGAATCTTGTGGAAAATCAGGAAGAATACCGGGATCCTGATGAGTTTATGGAGAATGTGCGCATTGATCTTTTTCCGGACGAGGTCTATGTGTTCACTCCCCGGGGAGAAGTGAAGAATCTTCCCAAAGGGGCCACGCCCGTGGATTTTGCCTATATGATCCATACTGAGGTGGGTGAACAGTGCGCCGGGTCAAAGATCAATGGTCGCATGGTGCCCCTCAGTTATGAAATGCGTAATGGTGATATTGTTGAGATTATTACGGCCAAAGGACACACGCCCAGCAAGGACTGGCTGAACTTTGTTAAAACCGTACGGGCGAAGAACCGTATCCGCCAGTGGGTGAAAAACCAGGAAAAGGAGCGTTCCCTTTCCCTGGGCCGGGAGCTTTGTGAAAAAGCTTTCCGGAAGCAGAAGCTGAATTTCAACTCTCTGGTTAATACTGATACCATGCTGGAGGTGGCGCAGTTTTTTAATTTTAAAACGGTTGAGGATCTTATAGCCAATGTTGGCTACGGGAAAATCACCCCGTTGCAGGTCTTGCGCAGGTATGCGCCTTCGGAAGAACCGGAGAAAAAGACATCTTCTTTTATTCAGAAATTAATTCCGGGCCGTAATCGACGCAAACCCAAGGGAGAAGGGGTAGTGGTCAAGGGGCTGGATGATATCCTTGTACGTTTCGGCAAGTGCTGTCAGCCCGTTCCCGGAGATCCTGTCATGGGTTATATTACCCAGGGACAGGGAGTCAGTGTGCATCATAAAAACTGTCCCAGCATAAAAACCCTGAATCCGGATCGTTATGTGGATGTGGACTGGGCCGGAGAGCGTGCTGAATATTATCCTGTCCGTATACAGGTTCTTTCCAATGACAGGATGGGCCTGCTGGCGGATCTGGCAACGGCTGTCACTAAAACAGGAGCCAATATTCTTTCTGCCCATACGGAAACCGGTGAAAGTATGGATGTGACGACTTTCTTTACTGTAGGTGTAACGGGAAGGGAGCTGCTGGAGAAGGTGATGGGTGCCCTTTTGCGTATCCGTGAAGTGACCGATGTGCGGCGTATGGATCTGTAG